CTTGTCCCCAAAATGCAAGGCCTTTAATCGCTTTCCCAGATGATGGGCCATTTCTTGGGGCAATGAACGTTTTAGTTCCAGTGGCAACAGATGTTCTGGCTGATCCTTGAGGCTGGTTAGGAGATATGGCGACATGTGCACACGGCCATACATCAGGAGACCTTCAAACGAGGTGCCACTCATCAGAACTGGGATGTTGTTGCCCCAGGCTGTGTCCAACAAATCAAGGGGCTGCTTGGGCAGCACACAGCTCTCAGTGCTGTAAGGCTCGACGACAGGACCGAATTGAAAGACACAATCGTCCAGGTTCTCGGCTTCACTCAGCAGATACGGTTTCACCAGATTTTCACCGGGCACACTTTGCAAATACTCCAGCACCTTCGAATCCGAGGCCTGATTCAATTTCTTCATGCCCAAACTTTCAGCGAGACGTCGCGCCAAATTGGGCACCGGACACATAGCCCAGGAGCACAAAGCATTACCGGACTGCATGATGGCCTTTTGGAAAAGTCCCTCCGCTGCTGGGTTCAACATTAGATAATGAACCGAGGCAGCACCGGCACTTTCACCAAATGCGGTTACATTTGCAGGATCCGCATTGAAACAGGCAGCATTCCGTGTGATCCACTTCATTGCCAGCAGCTGATCCTTCAGGCCTGCATTGCCAGGCACACCTGCTGCTGGATCTTGGAGACTTAGAAAGCCCAGAGGGCCCACACGATATGAAACCGTAACCACAACGACATCGCGCATCATGAAATAATCCGGACTATGCAAATCTCGCGTTGGATCGCCTTTCTCAAAGCCGCCGCCAAAAAAGAACACAATCAGAGGCAAGGGCTTCTCTGTAGTCATCTATGGATTAATCGTTAATTAGTTAATCATCTATTATCTTTAATTACATATACTCACCGACTTGACGTACACATTGAGATACAGACAATTCTCAACCCCCTGCAGCTCCTTGGTATACTGATTATATTGCAGCGGCTTCTCGCCCTTCTGACGGCATATCAGAGTCTTCTTCCAGGGGTCCACTGGCAGCGGCGCCTTAAACCTGAGGGAGCCCAGAGGCGGTTTCGCGTACGGAATGCGCTCAAAGCTGACGTAATCATCGCCGTAGATACTCGTACACTGGCTGCCGACGACATTGCCACTTTTGGTCTTTACGACAATATCGGGCTTGGGGCTGTACGATAAATAATAGAGAACTacgtattaaatatatgtgaaCTTTTCGATCTCGAGTCTTACTCACTCGCTCATTGCACGATGTCTACTGTTCGGCATTTGCACGTATGCGCCTTTTTATCTgcagcttttaatttttcttgtatCCAACAATAAAACGCATTTGTGGCAATTTGTATTGCTAGCgtacaaaacaaagacaaaaaaagTGTACAACAATATCTAAGCCGGAATATTATCTGACAGCGGATTTGAGTTTATTCTGCCACAATttgagttaattttaaaagtataaaatgttaaactggtagtcattgtttttatttatttctgttgtttatttgattgcagCAAAGCTCTCGTATCGGCAGACGTGTATCGACAATAACATACACACTGACATACTCAAAACATGCAAAGTTATTCTGCCAGGGCTGCATAAATTGGGACTCACaacttatcaaatttattttccaaaaaattacttttcgtATATTTAGAGTCTATTATTTCTCAActgtatataataattatagctagatatttaacaattactttttatataaaactgcTGTAACCCTGAAAAATTGCATTGTAAAATAAAGTG
The genomic region above belongs to Drosophila innubila isolate TH190305 chromosome 3R unlocalized genomic scaffold, UK_Dinn_1.0 2_E_3R, whole genome shotgun sequence and contains:
- the LOC117791368 gene encoding esterase B1, with protein sequence MPNSRHRAMSDPKPDIVVKTKSGNVVGSQCTSIYGDDYVSFERIPYAKPPLGSLRFKAPLPVDPWKKTLICRQKGEKPLQYNQYTKELQGVENCLYLNVYVKSMTTEKPLPLIVFFFGGGFEKGDPTRDLHSPDYFMMRDVVVVTVSYRVGPLGFLSLQDPAAGVPGNAGLKDQLLAMKWITRNAACFNADPANVTAFGESAGAASVHYLMLNPAAEGLFQKAIMQSGNALCSWAMCPVPNLARRLAESLGMKKLNQASDSKVLEYLQSVPGENLVKPYLLSEAENLDDCVFQFGPVVEPYSTESCVLPKQPLDLLDTAWGNNIPVLMSGTSFEGLLMYGRVHMSPYLLTSLKDQPEHLLPLELKRSLPQEMAHHLGKRLKALHFGDKPLELQQESVVAYCEYASYKVFWHPIMRTIKTRLQSSSAPTYLYRFDFDSSTFNHQRLKYCGDKLRGVAHIDDHSYIWYGDFAWKLDKHTAEFQTIERMIDILTTFAATSNPNCASVESKLPKGTHWTPLAKKNIKCLNISDRIKIMELPEVNKLKVWDSIYKANSK